The proteins below are encoded in one region of Amycolatopsis acidiphila:
- a CDS encoding LLM class flavin-dependent oxidoreductase produces MELGIYSFGDRHADPRTGEQVPVADKLAQTLDRIKLADELGLSFYGLGEHHLDQYAISSPGTVLAAAASITRQITLSSAVTVLSTEDPVRLYQQFSTLDQLSRGRAELLAGRGSFTESFPLYGADLAEYDELFEQKLALLLRIDREDPITWSGKYRPPLENARILPRPYRGHLRISIGTGGNPESSIRAGLLGLPVVYAVIGGSPERFAPLVELYRQAGESGGHAKQDLHVTMGAIGFIARDSQDAKDTFYPYWLETMKYGARARGWTVPTRAHYDEWTRDAQAIFAGSPREVADRIISVARLTGADRYAMQMDWSGVPHDKVMTAIELLGTEVLPQVRKELGD; encoded by the coding sequence ATGGAACTCGGCATCTACAGCTTCGGCGACCGCCACGCCGACCCCCGCACGGGCGAGCAGGTCCCGGTGGCGGACAAGCTCGCGCAGACCCTCGACCGCATCAAGCTCGCCGACGAGCTGGGACTGTCGTTCTACGGCCTCGGCGAGCACCACCTCGACCAGTACGCCATCTCCAGCCCCGGCACCGTCCTCGCCGCCGCCGCGAGCATCACCCGGCAGATCACCCTCAGCAGCGCCGTCACCGTACTGTCCACAGAGGACCCGGTCCGCCTCTACCAGCAGTTCAGCACGCTCGACCAGCTCAGCCGCGGCCGCGCCGAGCTGCTCGCGGGCCGCGGCTCCTTCACCGAGTCCTTCCCGCTCTACGGCGCGGACCTCGCCGAGTACGACGAGCTGTTCGAGCAGAAGCTCGCGCTGCTGCTGCGCATCGACCGCGAGGACCCCATCACCTGGTCCGGCAAGTACCGGCCACCGCTGGAGAACGCGCGCATCCTGCCCCGCCCGTACCGCGGCCACCTGCGGATCTCCATCGGCACCGGCGGCAACCCTGAGTCCTCCATCCGCGCCGGGCTGCTCGGCCTGCCCGTCGTTTACGCCGTGATCGGCGGTAGCCCCGAACGCTTCGCACCCCTGGTCGAGCTGTACCGCCAAGCCGGCGAGTCCGGCGGCCACGCGAAGCAGGACCTGCATGTCACGATGGGCGCCATCGGTTTTATCGCACGCGACTCGCAGGACGCCAAGGACACCTTCTACCCGTACTGGCTCGAGACGATGAAGTACGGCGCCCGCGCGCGCGGCTGGACCGTGCCCACCCGCGCGCACTACGACGAGTGGACCCGCGACGCCCAGGCGATCTTCGCCGGCAGCCCGCGGGAGGTCGCCGACCGCATCATCAGCGTCGCCAGGCTCACCGGCGCCGACCGGTACGCGATGCAGATGGACTGGTCCGGCGTACCGCACGACAAGGTGATGACCGCGATCGAGCTGCTGGGCACCGAGGTCCTGCCCCAGGTGCGCAAGGAGCTGGGCGACTGA